CAGGATCGATCATGGATCAACTCTCCGGCCTCACCCGCCCGCAGGAGGGAACGGACGAAGTGACGGACGCCCACGCGAGCGCTTGCCTTGCGGCGCTGGAACGGGGCTTCGACGCCGAATGGGGCGGCTTCGGCGGAGAGCCGAAGTTCCCGCGGCCGGCGGTGCTCTCATTTCTCTTCAGCCACGCCGTCGCGACCGGCAACCGCCACGCGCTCGACATGGCGCTTCTGACGCTGCGCAAGATGGCGGCGGGCGGCATTCACGACCATCTCGGCGTTGCCGGACTCGGCGGCGGCGGATTCGCCCGCTACTCTACCGACCGCTTCTGGCACGTGCCCCACTTCGAGAAGATGCTCTACGACAACGCCCAGCTCGCCGCCTCGTACCTCGAAGCCTATCAGGCAAGCGGCGATGAGCTGTTCGCCAACACCGCCCGCGACATTTTTCATTACGTGCTCTGCGACATGACTTCCCCCGAAGGAGCGTTCTGGTCGGCGGAGGATGCAGACAGTCTTGATCCCTATGGAAGCGGCGAAAAGCGGGAAGGGGCTTTTTACCTCTGGACTGAACAGGAGATCACCGGATTGCTCGACCCCGAAGAGGCAACGCTGTTCATCGCGACGTACGGAATTCGGAGCGACGGCAACGCTCCATTCGATCCGCACGGCGAGTTCACCGGCAAAAACATCCTCATCCGCACAATGTCGGATAACGAGCTGGCTGGAACATTCGAAATTCCGATTGAGACAGTCGGAAAACGACTCAACAGCGCCCGAAAGAAGCTGTTTGAAGCGAGGAAAAAACGACCAAGGCCAGGCCTCGACGACAAAATTCTGACCTCATGGAACGGCCTCATGCTCTCCGCGCTGGCCAAAGGCTCGCTCGTTCTCGGCGATACAACGCTGCTCGAAGCCGCTGAACGCGCGGCGCGATTCATTCTCGACACGCTCTGCGACTCCAAATCCGGCAAACTGCTTCGACGCTACCGCGACGGCCAAGCCGCCATCGAGGGCAAGGCCGCCGACTACGCCTGCCTGATTCTGGGGCTGCTCGACCTCTACTCGGCATCATTCGACTCGGATTGGCTCCGCGCCGCTATCAAGCTGGCCGAGGCGCAGATCGAGCGGTTTTTCGACCAAGAGGCAGGCGTGTTTTACAGCACGGCGGTTGAAGACCACAGCGTGCCGCTGCGCATGATCGAGGACAACGACAACGCCGAGCCGTCGGCAAATTCGGTCAACGCGCTCAACTATCTGCGCCTCGCCGCCATCACCGGGCGCGACGAATTTCGCACCATCGCCCTGCGCACGATACGCCACTTCAGCGGCACGCTCGACGCGAACCCGTCGGCCCTCCCGCTGCTGCTTGTCGCCAGGCAAATCGCCACCGCATCGCCAGTTCAGATCATCTTCGCGGGCAAGCGCGGCAATCCTGCGTTGGCGAAGCTCGTCGCAACAGCCTTCCGCCACAACCGGCCCGAGCTGACGGTGATCCATGCTGATGAAACGTGTGAAGCGTTGCTGCCTGAAGCGGCAGCGATCGGAAAGATGCACAAAGGTGAACCTGCGGCATACCTCTGTGCCGGCGGAAGCTGCCAGCCCGCCATCCGTAATGCGGAATCACTCGATGCCGCGCTGGGCAGCTTTGCCTTTGACTGAAAAATCAGAGGAAAGGTGAATCCTCCTCTTCCTGCTGTGGTTTGGATTGACCAAACCCGCTGGAGATCATTTCGCCGACCTTCATGGCGGCGGTTCCGGCAGCAAAGATGCCGAGACCGACAACGGCGATACCGGCA
The nucleotide sequence above comes from Chlorobaculum tepidum TLS. Encoded proteins:
- a CDS encoding thioredoxin domain-containing protein, yielding MEKQPNKLIREKSPYLLQHAWNPVDWHPWGEEAFSRARETGRPIFLSSGYSTCHWCHVMEHESFENAETAALLNRHFVPVKLDREEHPDVDHLYMMFVQATTGRGGWPMSVWMTPDLKPFFGGSYFPATERWGMPSFRSVLEHLANLWEHDRPRLLASAGSIMDQLSGLTRPQEGTDEVTDAHASACLAALERGFDAEWGGFGGEPKFPRPAVLSFLFSHAVATGNRHALDMALLTLRKMAAGGIHDHLGVAGLGGGGFARYSTDRFWHVPHFEKMLYDNAQLAASYLEAYQASGDELFANTARDIFHYVLCDMTSPEGAFWSAEDADSLDPYGSGEKREGAFYLWTEQEITGLLDPEEATLFIATYGIRSDGNAPFDPHGEFTGKNILIRTMSDNELAGTFEIPIETVGKRLNSARKKLFEARKKRPRPGLDDKILTSWNGLMLSALAKGSLVLGDTTLLEAAERAARFILDTLCDSKSGKLLRRYRDGQAAIEGKAADYACLILGLLDLYSASFDSDWLRAAIKLAEAQIERFFDQEAGVFYSTAVEDHSVPLRMIEDNDNAEPSANSVNALNYLRLAAITGRDEFRTIALRTIRHFSGTLDANPSALPLLLVARQIATASPVQIIFAGKRGNPALAKLVATAFRHNRPELTVIHADETCEALLPEAAAIGKMHKGEPAAYLCAGGSCQPAIRNAESLDAALGSFAFD